A region of Chitinophaga horti DNA encodes the following proteins:
- a CDS encoding carboxymuconolactone decarboxylase family protein has translation MTKRKLLGDTDPAAYDTMLAFERYLAKTSLSKIHAELIKIRVSQINGCSFCIDKHVKDALKIGEDPRRLFVLSAWKETPFFSKEERAILALADAMTLIAQQGVPDEIYNNALDVLGQTYLTEVMMAIVAMNAWNRIGITTGREPQ, from the coding sequence ATGACGAAACGGAAATTATTGGGAGATACGGATCCCGCAGCCTACGACACCATGCTCGCATTTGAACGGTACCTGGCGAAAACATCTTTAAGTAAGATACATGCAGAGCTGATTAAAATCCGTGTATCGCAGATCAACGGCTGCTCGTTCTGCATCGACAAGCACGTAAAGGACGCCCTGAAGATCGGGGAAGATCCGCGTCGCTTGTTTGTGTTATCAGCCTGGAAAGAAACTCCCTTCTTTTCAAAGGAAGAACGTGCCATTCTCGCCTTAGCGGACGCGATGACGCTGATCGCACAGCAGGGCGTGCCGGACGAAATCTACAACAACGCGCTCGACGTACTTGGACAAACTTACCTTACCGAAGTAATGATGGCCATCGTGGCCATGAACGCCTGGAACCGCATAGGCATCACCACCGGTCGCGAACCCCAATAA